The following are encoded in a window of Citrobacter freundii genomic DNA:
- a CDS encoding S24 family peptidase encodes MDIKSIRKSNLERLIIEFLKRDRHTTKSAFAEMCGISPAQLSQLLGENSSRNIGDKMARKIEQAMERPFGWLDSPRNAPNSIKNELEYVGTVRLGAVPVVGEAILGIDGMIDMLEIHAGWLQIYSADRDAYGLKVKGDSMWPRIQSGEYVVIEPNTQVHTGDEVFVRTKDGHNMIKIMSKTRDGDYQFSSVNSDHRPITLSPDSIEKMHFVSAIVKHTRYVDNDEMPTL; translated from the coding sequence ATGGACATAAAAAGCATACGTAAATCAAACCTTGAGCGACTCATTATTGAGTTCCTGAAGCGCGACAGACATACGACAAAATCAGCTTTCGCAGAGATGTGCGGGATCAGTCCTGCCCAACTGAGTCAATTGCTTGGCGAAAATAGCAGTCGCAACATAGGCGACAAAATGGCCAGAAAGATTGAACAGGCCATGGAACGCCCGTTTGGGTGGCTGGATAGTCCGCGCAATGCTCCCAATAGTATTAAAAATGAGTTGGAGTATGTCGGAACGGTCAGACTAGGAGCTGTGCCAGTTGTAGGAGAAGCGATTCTCGGGATTGACGGAATGATCGATATGCTAGAAATCCATGCTGGATGGTTACAAATATACAGCGCGGATAGGGACGCCTATGGGCTCAAAGTAAAGGGTGACAGTATGTGGCCACGCATACAGTCTGGAGAGTATGTCGTAATAGAGCCAAACACCCAAGTTCATACAGGTGATGAAGTTTTTGTGAGAACCAAAGATGGACATAACATGATAAAAATCATGAGTAAAACTCGTGATGGCGATTATCAATTCTCAAGTGTGAATAGCGATCATAGACCGATCACCTTGAGCCCTGATAGCATTGAGAAAATGCACTTTGTTTCGGCCATTGTTAAGCATACCCGTTACGTTGACAATGATGAAATGCCCACTCTCTAA
- a CDS encoding IS1-like element IS1A family transposase (programmed frameshift) encodes MASVSISCPSCSATDGVVRNGKSTAGHQRYLCSHCRKTWQLQFTYTASQPGTHQKIIDMAMNGVGCRATARIMGVGLNTILRHFKKLRPQSVTSRIQPGSDVIVCAEMDEQWGYVGAKSRQRWLFYAYDRLRKTVVAHVFGERTMATLGRLMSLLSPFDVVIWMTDGWPLYESRLKGKLHVISKRYTQRIERHNLNLRQHLARLGRKSLSFSKSVELHDKVIGHYLNIKHYQ; translated from the exons GTGGCTTCTGTTTCTATCAGCTGTCCCTCCTGTTCAGCTACTGACGGGGTGGTGCGTAACGGCAAAAGCACCGCCGGACATCAGCGCTATCTCTGCTCTCACTGCCGTAAAACATGGCAACTGCAGTTCACTTACACCGCTTCTCAACCCGGTACGCACCAGAAAATCATTGATATGGCCATGAATGGCGTTGGATGCCGGGCAACCGCCCGCATTATGGGCGTTGGCCTCAACACGATTTTACGTCACT TTAAAAAACTCAGGCCGCAGTCGGTAACCTCGCGCATACAGCCGGGCAGTGACGTCATCGTCTGCGCGGAAATGGACGAACAGTGGGGCTATGTCGGGGCTAAATCGCGCCAGCGCTGGCTGTTTTACGCGTATGACAGGCTCCGGAAGACGGTTGTGGCGCACGTCTTCGGTGAACGCACTATGGCGACGCTGGGGCGTCTTATGAGCCTGCTGTCACCCTTTGACGTGGTGATATGGATGACGGATGGCTGGCCGCTGTATGAATCCCGCCTGAAGGGAAAGCTGCACGTAATCAGCAAGCGATATACGCAGCGAATTGAGCGGCATAACCTGAATCTGAGGCAGCACCTGGCACGGCTGGGACGGAAGTCGCTGTCGTTCTCAAAATCGGTGGAGCTGCATGACAAAGTCATCGGGCATTATCTGAACATAAAACACTATCAATAA
- a CDS encoding ATP-binding protein, whose protein sequence is MLNIKQREERDSLLAKREGLREELAFAVEHNTPWQLRGWESGEVHTAVCEKHGDYERMLLTGKAFRGTENVKHSLCPGCVRDELAAVDAGLHALQVSDLLDNVGIARRFEGCEFSNYQAVNQGAAKNLAACQRYVNSWSERINAGTGLVMTGNCGTGKNHLAVSMAKSIVREYLASVEITDVMRLTRAVKNTWRHGGDSTEEDVIERFASLDLLIIDEVGVQFGSPTEMTILQEIINARYESVLPTILISNLTFEQLKESIGERIVDRVTDGGRNRLAFGWESYRAIAAGITA, encoded by the coding sequence ATGCTGAACATCAAACAACGCGAAGAAAGGGATTCTCTGCTGGCGAAACGTGAGGGGCTTCGTGAAGAACTAGCGTTCGCTGTAGAACATAATACTCCGTGGCAGTTGAGGGGCTGGGAGTCAGGAGAAGTCCATACCGCAGTCTGCGAAAAACATGGCGACTATGAGCGCATGTTGCTCACTGGTAAAGCGTTTCGTGGTACCGAAAATGTTAAACATTCCCTGTGCCCGGGGTGCGTGCGCGATGAGCTGGCGGCAGTCGATGCCGGGCTGCATGCGCTGCAGGTATCTGACCTGCTGGACAACGTCGGGATCGCCCGCCGATTTGAGGGCTGTGAGTTTAGTAATTATCAAGCGGTTAATCAGGGTGCTGCAAAAAACCTTGCAGCATGCCAGCGCTATGTCAACAGCTGGTCGGAGCGTATTAACGCAGGAACGGGGCTGGTGATGACCGGGAACTGCGGGACAGGAAAGAACCATCTGGCGGTATCGATGGCAAAGAGCATTGTTCGTGAGTATCTGGCCAGCGTGGAAATCACCGATGTTATGCGCCTTACCCGGGCTGTGAAAAACACGTGGCGCCATGGTGGTGACAGTACCGAAGAAGACGTTATCGAGCGTTTCGCATCACTGGATCTGCTGATTATCGATGAGGTGGGCGTGCAATTCGGTAGTCCGACGGAAATGACCATCCTGCAGGAAATTATCAACGCCCGCTATGAGAGCGTACTTCCGACAATCCTGATAAGTAACCTGACCTTTGAGCAATTGAAGGAGTCCATCGGTGAGCGCATTGTGGACAGGGTTACCGATGGTGGGCGAAACCGTCTGGCGTTTGGCTGGGAAAGCTATCGCGCAATTGCTGCAGGGATAACCGCATGA
- a CDS encoding replicative DNA helicase: MMTPVWKNNDLEGAVIGAIFLRNTDPEVLGILSRMPASVFSVRQYREIYSGICRQARGTGVIDPLLLCESMPEHSATILESSRIAWAKSALTYYVSTLERNAAVRDAEAVIETALAGIRNAANGDNAVEALKAAQGAMAAISLTPDTVQPVHIDEILPAVIDRVDARNQGLEEAKPLMTGIEELDAKTGGIEPTDLVFIAARPSIGKTEFALDIIDKVSEQGHGVLFFSMEMANIQIGERMVSAAGGMSVSRLKEAAKFEDEDWARLSTGIGHLTGRNIWMVDATDLTLEQIQQTATSHQIAHPETALVVIDYLLLIKIQSTARYDLAVGELSKGLKRLAKTNRTPVLALSQLSRGVESRPNKRPMNSDLKNSGEIEADADIIMMLYRDEVYNPESQAKGIAEINITKQRNGVLGTVYRRFYNGHFLPIDQEEAKSKSAPQQKSQPRRYAKA, from the coding sequence ATGATGACTCCGGTATGGAAAAATAATGATCTGGAAGGTGCGGTAATTGGCGCAATTTTTCTGCGCAATACCGATCCTGAGGTTCTGGGCATTCTTTCCCGTATGCCGGCGAGCGTATTCTCCGTCCGTCAGTACCGTGAAATTTATTCTGGCATTTGTCGTCAGGCTCGAGGAACCGGAGTGATAGATCCACTGTTGCTTTGTGAGTCCATGCCAGAACACAGCGCAACGATACTCGAATCAAGCCGTATCGCCTGGGCTAAATCAGCGCTGACGTATTACGTCTCCACGCTGGAACGTAACGCTGCCGTTCGTGACGCTGAGGCTGTAATCGAGACAGCGCTGGCTGGCATTCGCAATGCTGCCAATGGTGATAACGCAGTCGAAGCGTTGAAGGCCGCACAGGGGGCTATGGCTGCAATTTCTCTCACTCCTGATACCGTTCAACCTGTGCATATTGATGAAATTTTACCTGCGGTAATTGACCGGGTAGACGCAAGAAATCAGGGGCTGGAAGAGGCCAAACCTCTGATGACCGGTATTGAAGAATTGGACGCAAAAACCGGTGGCATTGAACCGACAGATCTGGTCTTCATCGCCGCCCGTCCGTCGATAGGGAAAACCGAGTTTGCCCTGGACATTATCGATAAAGTATCAGAGCAGGGGCATGGCGTACTGTTTTTCAGCATGGAGATGGCCAACATCCAGATTGGCGAGCGAATGGTATCTGCTGCTGGTGGCATGTCAGTGTCCAGGCTCAAAGAGGCCGCGAAGTTTGAAGATGAAGACTGGGCAAGATTATCTACAGGTATCGGGCATCTTACCGGGCGCAATATCTGGATGGTTGATGCCACAGATCTGACGCTTGAACAGATCCAGCAAACGGCAACCAGTCATCAGATTGCTCATCCTGAAACCGCGCTGGTAGTTATCGATTATCTGTTACTCATTAAGATCCAGAGTACGGCACGCTATGACCTCGCGGTGGGTGAGTTGTCGAAGGGATTAAAGCGCCTCGCCAAAACAAACCGCACTCCCGTCTTGGCGCTGAGCCAGCTTTCGAGAGGCGTGGAATCCCGACCTAACAAACGTCCTATGAACTCAGACCTGAAGAACTCCGGCGAAATTGAGGCAGATGCTGACATCATCATGATGCTCTATCGCGATGAAGTGTATAACCCCGAATCACAGGCAAAAGGGATCGCGGAAATTAACATCACCAAACAGCGTAACGGCGTTCTTGGGACCGTATACCGCCGTTTCTACAATGGGCATTTTTTGCCGATTGACCAGGAAGAAGCGAAATCAAAATCAGCCCCGCAGCAAAAATCACAACCGCGTCGGTATGCAAAAGCTTAA
- a CDS encoding BRO-N domain-containing protein codes for MKTAIKTFDFKSDAGELLASVRTVQIEQSPWFFAVDVCQALGLTNPAMALLAVDDEDKTEHNDYLGSGRKPMLVNESGLYTLILKSRKKQAKRFKRWVTSDVLPSIRMTGSYSITPSNDLPDFSDEVAAARAWADEREAARRALGYVERQAKYIEHLENLFQPGMSPCQFCKQLNGVNVQQVNAFLFEHNWLYDDQPKAKYPRWRVNNYARDLYLSERTGQVEQDDGDMRDTFKPILLRKGAVWIYRHYLKGHLPMKKRWDGKFTHDTELAGAA; via the coding sequence ATGAAAACCGCTATCAAAACATTCGACTTTAAGTCTGATGCAGGTGAGCTGCTTGCTTCAGTTCGGACCGTGCAGATTGAACAATCGCCATGGTTTTTTGCTGTCGATGTGTGTCAGGCGCTTGGGCTTACAAACCCAGCCATGGCACTGCTGGCTGTGGATGATGAGGATAAAACCGAACATAACGATTACTTAGGTTCGGGTCGAAAGCCCATGCTGGTCAACGAGTCAGGCCTTTATACGCTTATCCTCAAAAGCCGCAAAAAGCAGGCCAAGAGATTCAAGCGCTGGGTAACTTCTGACGTGTTGCCATCAATCAGAATGACAGGTTCCTACAGCATTACTCCGTCCAACGATCTCCCTGATTTTTCAGATGAGGTAGCTGCTGCTCGAGCATGGGCTGACGAACGCGAAGCAGCCCGGCGTGCACTTGGGTACGTCGAGCGCCAGGCAAAGTATATCGAGCACCTGGAAAACCTCTTTCAGCCGGGTATGTCTCCTTGCCAGTTCTGTAAGCAGCTTAACGGCGTCAACGTCCAGCAGGTCAATGCGTTTTTATTCGAGCATAACTGGCTCTATGACGATCAGCCAAAAGCTAAGTATCCGCGCTGGCGGGTAAATAATTATGCGCGTGATCTGTATCTCAGTGAGCGTACAGGGCAGGTGGAGCAGGACGACGGCGATATGCGCGACACATTCAAGCCGATCCTGCTGCGCAAAGGCGCGGTGTGGATTTACCGACACTATCTCAAGGGGCACCTTCCGATGAAGAAGCGCTGGGATGGCAAGTTTACTCACGATACTGAGTTAGCGGGTGCAGCATGA
- a CDS encoding transcriptional regulator — protein sequence MNNQLLDWRKSSTKEQWADLAKKSGTSSGYLNLIAYGYRNASPRLASAIEHASKSFIDKPVITKEQLVFKGETEA from the coding sequence ATGAACAACCAGTTACTTGATTGGCGTAAGTCTTCAACTAAAGAGCAGTGGGCAGATCTTGCTAAAAAATCAGGTACATCTTCGGGATACTTGAATTTAATTGCATACGGTTATCGTAATGCTTCGCCTCGTTTAGCCTCAGCGATCGAACACGCATCAAAGTCATTCATAGATAAGCCCGTTATCACAAAAGAACAGTTGGTTTTCAAGGGCGAAACTGAGGCGTGA
- a CDS encoding antiterminator Q family protein, whose amino-acid sequence MRDMYEVMDLWGAWAAADSSGVDWKPIAAGFKGLLPHGKKSRLQCDDDEGIMIDGCVARLKKYKPEEYELIIAHFVIGISLRAIAKKRKCSDGTIRKELQTAMGFIDGLIYMISDAFKL is encoded by the coding sequence ATGCGTGATATGTATGAAGTGATGGATTTATGGGGAGCATGGGCGGCAGCCGATAGTAGTGGTGTCGACTGGAAACCCATTGCAGCTGGATTCAAGGGACTTTTACCTCATGGTAAGAAATCACGACTTCAGTGTGATGACGATGAGGGAATCATGATTGATGGATGTGTGGCTCGGTTGAAAAAATATAAGCCAGAAGAGTATGAGTTAATTATCGCCCATTTTGTAATCGGCATTTCGCTGCGTGCTATTGCTAAAAAAAGGAAATGCTCTGATGGGACGATAAGGAAGGAGTTGCAAACGGCAATGGGGTTTATTGATGGCCTTATTTACATGATAAGCGATGCCTTTAAATTATGA